A region of Catenibacterium mitsuokai DNA encodes the following proteins:
- a CDS encoding IS4 family transposase produces MENGSLRDELFKSFDNALDTPTASAFVQARNKIKVDAFKHIFNKFNDRTHEDILYKGYRLLAIDGSELPIDNSIYDKETRVLRTGGTNKPYSAFHINASYDLLERSYDDLIIQGQAVRDENDAFCQLVDRYQGRKAIFIADRGYESYNGFEHVAKSGNKYLVRVKDINSKTSMTRSLGPYPNDEFDIDVFRMLTLKCTSMIKACPQLYKVCPTNMRFDYMSKEDPWYEFNCRIVRFKITEDTYECIITNLDRTEFSSEDIKELYNKRWGIETSFRHVKYAIGLNSHHAKKRKYIKQEIYISLTLYNLIQRFIRKIKIEKRNKKYIYQINFTRACHLVRSFLNKKDGKNPSLENLIANEILPIRPGRSHNRNVKRKSFIYFNYRFD; encoded by the coding sequence ATGGAAAACGGCTCTTTAAGAGATGAACTATTTAAGTCTTTTGATAATGCACTTGATACACCTACTGCATCTGCGTTTGTGCAGGCTAGAAATAAAATCAAGGTGGATGCTTTTAAACATATTTTCAATAAGTTTAATGATAGAACTCATGAAGACATACTGTATAAAGGATATCGCCTTCTCGCTATTGATGGGAGTGAATTGCCAATCGATAATTCCATATATGATAAAGAAACAAGAGTTCTAAGAACAGGCGGTACCAATAAGCCTTATTCCGCATTTCATATTAATGCCAGCTACGATCTCCTTGAGCGATCATATGATGATCTTATTATACAGGGTCAGGCAGTAAGGGATGAAAATGATGCTTTCTGCCAGCTTGTGGATCGTTATCAGGGAAGGAAAGCGATTTTTATAGCGGACAGAGGATATGAATCTTATAACGGTTTTGAACATGTTGCGAAATCTGGAAACAAGTATCTTGTCAGAGTCAAGGATATCAATTCTAAAACCAGTATGACAAGATCTTTAGGGCCGTATCCGAATGATGAGTTTGATATTGACGTGTTTAGAATGCTTACTCTGAAATGTACATCAATGATAAAAGCATGCCCTCAGCTATATAAAGTATGTCCTACTAATATGCGATTTGACTATATGTCTAAAGAAGATCCCTGGTATGAGTTTAATTGCAGGATAGTTCGATTCAAAATCACTGAAGATACATATGAATGTATAATTACTAATCTTGATAGGACTGAATTCTCATCTGAAGACATCAAGGAACTATATAATAAACGCTGGGGTATAGAGACTTCTTTCAGACATGTAAAGTATGCAATAGGTTTGAATTCACATCACGCAAAGAAGAGAAAATATATAAAGCAGGAGATTTATATAAGTCTTACTCTTTATAATCTGATACAGAGATTTATAAGGAAGATAAAGATTGAAAAAAGAAACAAGAAATATATTTATCAGATTAATTTCACTAGAGCCTGTCATTTAGTAAGAAGTTTTCTAAACAAAAAAGATGGAAAAAATCCATCTTTAGAGAATCTGATAGCTAATGAAATCTTACCAATTCGCCCCGGTAGATCTCATAATAGAAACGTCAAACGAAAGTCGTTCATATATTTTAACTACAGATTTGACTAG
- a CDS encoding QueT transporter family protein, whose amino-acid sequence MKKLDIKTIALNAVIAAVYAALTIGLAPISYGQVQMRISEVMIFLAFYNKKYIPGLVLGCFIANVPSSLGAYDMVFGTFATLLAVIAMNKVSNRYVGGILGGLINGIIVGIELTLAFHTPFLLNAVYVFVGEVVVLEIGAFLFGLLEKNESVLKIIKA is encoded by the coding sequence ATGAAAAAACTAGACATTAAAACGATTGCATTAAACGCAGTCATCGCTGCAGTTTACGCAGCACTCACTATTGGCTTAGCGCCAATTTCTTATGGGCAGGTGCAGATGAGAATTTCAGAAGTAATGATCTTCCTTGCATTCTACAATAAGAAATATATCCCAGGATTAGTATTAGGATGCTTCATTGCGAACGTTCCATCATCTCTTGGTGCTTATGACATGGTATTTGGTACATTTGCGACTTTACTTGCAGTTATCGCAATGAACAAAGTATCTAACCGTTATGTTGGTGGTATCTTAGGTGGTTTAATCAACGGTATCATTGTAGGTATCGAATTAACACTTGCATTCCATACACCATTCCTATTAAATGCAGTTTATGTATTTGTAGGTGAAGTTGTTGTATTAGAAATCGGTGCATTCTTATTTGGATTATTAGAAAAGAATGAATCAGTATTAAAGATTATTAAAGCATAA
- the mgtE gene encoding magnesium transporter — translation MTERKYSNDYVQDILRIISSEHTLEEKTNLLDEYHDKDIAEAFELLPKEERKLFFDYFDIKRLSSIIGYIEDPEDYIQDFGYKKYAMLLNKMDLDDAVDILENLNEKTKSRLLPYLHVKRREDILLIKSFNPDQIGHEITTNFISIERGLTIRKAMKELIRQSSTHDNINTIYVTDHNQYYGAIDLKDLIVARENDDLEEIIATSYPHVYAHEEISECIDEIREYEEDSFPVLNDNNEIIGVITSTDITDFVEDEQDEDYAKLAGMTEQSDLDETVKDGMKKRLPWLILLLFLGMIVSTVVGLFESVVAEIAIVVCFQSLILDMAGNVGTQSLAVTIRLLVDENISAKDKFKFTLKELNIGLSNGTILGLLSFVFIGFYIMFAKNRPFMDAFILSGCVGVSLFVAMVFSSLVGVVIPMFFHKIKVDPAVASGPLITTINDLVAVVTYYGLAWILLIQVFHVH, via the coding sequence ATGACAGAAAGAAAGTACAGTAATGATTATGTGCAGGACATTTTGCGCATTATCTCTTCAGAACATACACTTGAAGAAAAAACAAATTTATTAGATGAATATCATGACAAGGATATTGCAGAAGCATTTGAGTTATTACCAAAAGAAGAAAGAAAATTATTCTTTGATTATTTTGATATAAAAAGATTATCTTCCATTATTGGTTATATTGAAGATCCAGAAGATTATATTCAGGACTTTGGATATAAAAAGTACGCAATGCTTCTTAATAAGATGGACTTAGATGATGCGGTCGATATCTTAGAAAACTTAAATGAAAAAACTAAGAGCCGTCTCCTTCCTTATTTACATGTAAAAAGAAGAGAGGATATCTTATTAATTAAATCATTTAATCCTGATCAGATTGGTCACGAAATTACAACTAACTTCATTTCAATCGAACGTGGTTTGACTATCAGAAAAGCAATGAAGGAACTAATAAGACAATCTAGTACACACGATAATATTAATACAATTTATGTAACTGATCATAATCAATATTATGGTGCTATTGATTTAAAGGATTTAATTGTTGCTAGAGAAAATGATGATTTAGAAGAAATTATCGCAACTTCTTATCCACATGTTTATGCACACGAAGAAATCAGTGAATGTATTGATGAAATTCGTGAATACGAAGAAGATTCATTCCCTGTACTCAACGATAATAATGAAATTATTGGTGTTATTACTTCTACCGATATTACTGACTTCGTTGAAGATGAACAGGATGAAGATTATGCTAAGTTAGCAGGTATGACTGAACAATCAGATCTAGATGAAACAGTAAAAGATGGTATGAAAAAAAGACTTCCTTGGTTAATTCTTCTTTTATTCCTTGGAATGATTGTTTCGACTGTAGTAGGTTTATTTGAATCAGTTGTTGCAGAGATTGCGATTGTTGTATGTTTCCAATCACTTATTTTAGATATGGCTGGTAATGTAGGAACACAGTCACTTGCCGTCACTATTAGACTACTTGTTGATGAGAACATCTCCGCTAAAGATAAATTCAAATTCACCTTAAAAGAATTAAATATTGGTTTAAGTAATGGAACAATCCTAGGATTATTATCATTTGTATTTATTGGATTCTATATTATGTTCGCCAAGAATAGACCATTTATGGATGCCTTCATCTTATCTGGATGTGTTGGTGTTTCATTATTTGTAGCTATGGTCTTCTCAAGTTTAGTTGGTGTAGTCATTCCAATGTTTTTCCATAAAATCAAGGTTGACCCAGCTGTTGCATCAGGGCCTTTAATTACTACAATCAATGACTTAGTTGCCGTTGTTACATACTATGGCTTAGCCTGGATCTTATTGATCCAAGTATTCCATGTACATTAG
- a CDS encoding glycoside hydrolase family 1 protein, which yields MYFKESKGFPKDFLWGSASAAYQVEGAWAEDGKKPSVWDKFVRIPGKTFKATTGDKAVDHYHMYKEDVRLMGEMGLKTYRFSIAWSRIFPAGNGQVNEKGLQFYDDLIDECLKYNIVPMVTVYHWDLPQALEDQYHGWEDRRIVDDFVNYATTLFKRYGDRVKHWIILNEQNVFTGHGWMLAKHPPGKFKDMKTYYQVNHHAFMAHAKSVLALKELYPDALVGSSFAYGPAYAVSDKPEDQMACVDYEDLKSYYWMDVYAYGRYPRSAMKYLESLGVAPHFEEGDLEILKAAAAKVDFMGVNYYKTCSIEYNPLDGVDSLGGENNTGKKGTAEMEGVPGMYKVPANKNLPTTDWDWTIDPMGLRFACRKITSRYDLPIVISENGLGAFDKLEDGQIHDSYRIEYLRNHIEELKKACDDGCRILAYCTWSYTDLLSWLNGYQKRYGFVYVDRDEDENSGTLKRIPKDSYYWYKKVIETNGEEL from the coding sequence ATGTATTTTAAAGAATCAAAAGGTTTCCCAAAGGATTTCTTATGGGGAAGTGCTTCAGCTGCTTATCAGGTAGAAGGTGCCTGGGCTGAAGATGGTAAAAAACCTTCTGTATGGGATAAGTTTGTAAGAATCCCTGGCAAGACATTCAAAGCCACTACAGGTGATAAAGCAGTTGATCATTATCACATGTATAAAGAAGATGTCAGATTAATGGGTGAAATGGGTCTTAAGACTTATCGTTTCTCAATTGCCTGGTCAAGAATCTTTCCAGCTGGTAACGGACAGGTGAATGAAAAAGGTCTACAGTTCTATGATGACTTAATTGACGAATGCTTAAAGTATAACATCGTACCAATGGTGACTGTATATCATTGGGATTTACCACAGGCATTAGAAGATCAATATCATGGCTGGGAAGACCGTCGTATTGTCGATGATTTTGTGAATTATGCAACAACATTATTTAAACGTTATGGTGATCGTGTTAAACACTGGATTATCTTGAATGAACAGAATGTCTTCACAGGCCATGGCTGGATGCTTGCAAAACATCCACCAGGAAAATTCAAAGATATGAAGACTTACTATCAGGTAAATCATCATGCATTCATGGCTCATGCTAAGTCAGTACTGGCATTAAAAGAACTTTATCCTGATGCATTAGTTGGCTCATCATTCGCATATGGTCCAGCTTATGCTGTGTCTGATAAGCCAGAAGATCAGATGGCATGTGTAGACTATGAAGATTTGAAGTCATATTACTGGATGGATGTTTATGCATATGGACGTTATCCAAGATCTGCCATGAAATACTTAGAATCATTAGGTGTTGCCCCACACTTTGAGGAAGGTGACCTTGAAATTCTAAAGGCAGCTGCCGCAAAGGTAGACTTTATGGGCGTGAACTATTATAAGACATGCAGTATTGAATATAACCCATTAGATGGTGTTGATTCTCTTGGCGGTGAAAACAATACAGGTAAAAAAGGTACAGCTGAGATGGAAGGTGTGCCAGGTATGTATAAAGTACCAGCTAATAAGAATCTTCCTACAACTGACTGGGACTGGACTATTGATCCTATGGGATTACGTTTTGCATGTCGTAAGATTACTTCACGTTATGATTTGCCAATCGTTATCTCAGAAAACGGGCTTGGTGCATTTGATAAATTAGAAGATGGACAGATTCATGATTCATATCGTATTGAATATTTACGTAACCATATCGAGGAATTAAAGAAAGCATGTGATGATGGATGTCGTATTCTTGCATACTGTACATGGTCATACACTGATTTGTTAAGCTGGTTAAATGGTTATCAGAAACGTTATGGTTTTGTCTATGTAGATCGTGATGAAGATGAAAACTCAGGTACTCTTAAGAGAATTCCAAAGGATTCTTATTACTGGTATAAGAAAGTCATAGAAACAAATGGTGAAGAATTATAA
- a CDS encoding alpha/beta hydrolase family protein, which yields MKKRNIVTAVFGTAVLAGAGLYQKTSQFVDERLYRTHINRTSFEVLKPQVVRIKNMNDAILTGYLLEVDHADNTLIMVHGFTKDASSLENEALYFQSICPHTNILMVDCYGNGSSDGVTRGVGFQDVMDINYWNRYIIQKYGKEHHVFFYGKETGATALLCAGSAGLLKNATSMIVESTFKNVRDYFAYLMKNDGYPESITRPLLSIVLRKELNVTLDDLDVMRYIRKNTIPTLFIQNKNNNKADFNDVFDLYNAAVCEKELMPLKDKPFYALDEKHPYKDLLTEFLNRNG from the coding sequence ATGAAAAAGAGAAACATAGTTACAGCGGTCTTCGGGACAGCTGTCCTTGCAGGTGCAGGGTTATATCAAAAAACAAGTCAGTTTGTGGATGAACGTTTATATCGTACACATATTAATCGTACTTCATTTGAGGTTTTAAAACCTCAGGTTGTACGTATTAAGAATATGAATGATGCGATTTTAACTGGTTATCTTCTTGAAGTGGATCATGCAGACAATACATTGATCATGGTTCATGGATTTACTAAGGATGCTTCTTCTTTAGAGAATGAAGCACTCTATTTTCAGTCAATCTGTCCACATACCAACATTTTGATGGTTGACTGTTATGGCAATGGTTCATCGGATGGTGTCACAAGAGGTGTTGGTTTTCAGGATGTTATGGATATCAACTACTGGAATCGTTATATTATTCAAAAATATGGTAAAGAACATCATGTCTTCTTCTATGGTAAAGAAACAGGTGCAACTGCACTACTTTGTGCAGGTAGTGCTGGCTTATTAAAGAATGCAACAAGCATGATTGTAGAAAGTACATTTAAGAATGTACGTGACTACTTTGCATATTTAATGAAGAATGATGGATATCCAGAATCAATCACACGACCTCTTCTTTCGATTGTGTTAAGAAAAGAATTAAATGTCACTCTAGATGATCTAGATGTCATGAGATATATTAGGAAAAATACTATTCCTACATTATTTATTCAGAACAAGAACAACAATAAAGCAGATTTTAATGATGTATTTGATTTATACAATGCAGCAGTATGTGAAAAAGAACTGATGCCATTAAAAGATAAGCCATTTTATGCTCTTGATGAAAAGCATCCTTATAAGGATCTTCTTACAGAGTTTTTAAATAGAAATGGATGA